TCCTTCAATGGCGGTGTCTTTTTAAAGTCATGGAAGGATAGGATCAACCGCGTTTTTATATTATTTTCCATCAGTTCAAAAATAGCTGATCTTCCGCTTTCCATCTCCAAGTCTACGAAGTCGGAACCTAAACAGATTGCCTGCCGCAAAATAGCCAGCCGACTCTTTTCATCTCCTCTGTACCTGCCCCCTTCTTCCCTGCGGCGGTTGGTGACGATACAAGGCTTCTCTCGTCCCTTTAAAAGAAGTTCCCATCCCGGATTCTTCATATAATCCACCCGCAGCTCAATAAGGTCAGCCAGCTGGCTGGCCCTGGCCATGGCCCGGATAGCCTTCTCCGCAGTTGTCTCGACAATGGGCAGGCAGATTTTTCCGGGGGCTCTATCTCTCGCAAATTGTTTCATCAATCCGGACCCCAAAGTGTCTTGCCGCTCCTTCCCGGTATACCAGGACTTCGCTTCCTTCTTTCAGGTCAACCAGAGAAATGGCCTCCCCCCCTGGCTGGGTGAGCCGGATCGTTTCGGCGTTCTGCAGGATGGCGGAAATCCTCTGTCCGTTTTCCTCCGCCTCGACTAAAACCAGGGGACGCCGTTCCACCTTGGCCCTCCCCACTACGGCCGGATAACTTTTACCTTCAGAATTCACCACCAGAACCTGATCCCCCGCGCGAACCTCCGCAAGGTATTTGGTTTGTCCGTTGGCCAAGCGGATATAAGCGTGCACCGGCCCGGCGTTGACGCGGAAAGGCCTGGGGTTCACAAAAGGGTTCTCCAGGCTCTCGGAATGAACGAGAAAAAGGGCCTGGCTGCTGTTGCCGACCAGCATGCCTTCTCCCGGCACCATCGCCGAGCACGTATCCACACAGACCCGGTCTCCCAGACCCAGGGGTTTAATGTTCTTTACCCGGGCAGGCCAGAGTTCGAACCGTTCATTTTCGGCCTTAAGCTGGCGGATGATCTGGCGCACTTTTTGGGGATCGGATTGATTGAGCACAACCCCATCCACACCTTTTTCCAGGATGGAAAAGGCCGTTTGTCCATCTTGCAGATCGGTAATCTCGACAAAAATGTTTCCGGCCCGGCTTAATAAATTTTCCAGGGGAATAATCGTCCAGTCTTTTCCCTTCACAACCACTTTCTTGGAGAAACTCAGGTTGACAATCTCTTCTTCATCCTTTTTCTCCACAACCTCTTTTTCCACCACATCCCGCCCCAGCACATAATCTCCGTCTTCGGCCACGGTAGGAATGAGGCCCATCTTTTTCACTTCCGAGCGAATACCGGCCTCAACCCAGAGAGCGTCCGCTCCGCTCTCCATTGCGGCTTGGGCCAATTCTGCGCCCCAAGGAATTATTTTCACCCATACCTGTTTCATTTTTTTCACCCATCTTCCCCCGGGCTCAAGCCGCCAGCTCTTTCAGTCCGTCTTCGACCGATACGTCGTTGTGCACCAATTTGGTAATGGCCTGGATAATTTTCTCCGGGTCGCGGTGTTGGAAAGCATTCCTCCCGATGGAAACGCCCGCACCTCCCGCTTTTACGGAATTTTTGACCATTTCCAGGATGTCCCGGTCCGTTTCCATCTTCTCCCCTCCGGCAATGACTACGGGGACGAAACATCCCTCCACCACCTCCCGGAAACTTTCCGGAGAGCCGGTGTAAGGCACTTTCACAATGTCTGCTCCCAACTCCGCCCCCACGCGGGCCGCATGTTTGACCACACCCACATCGTACCCGTTCTTCACTTTCGGGCCACGCATGTATATCATGGCCAGAAGGGGCATTCCCCATTCCGAAGCCTCCCGGGCGACTCGCCCGAAGTCTTGCAGCATGGATTTCTCATCTTCCGCCCCGAGGTTTACATGGATGGAGACCGCATCCGCCCCCAATTTAATGGCCTCTTCCACGCCGCACACCAAAACCTTGCAGTTGGGATCGGGCGCCATGCAGGTGCTCGCCGAAAGGTGAATGATCAACCCCACGTCTTTGCCGCCGCGGCGGTGCCCGGCCTCCACCAGACCTTTGTGAATAACGATGGCGTTGGCCCCTCCCGAGGCCACAGCGTTGATGGTTTTACGCATGTCGGTCAATCCGGCCATGGGACCGAGAGTCACGCCATGGTCCATGGGTACAATCACCGTCTTCCCCGAATCACGATCCATGATTCTTTCCATCCGTATTTTTTTCCCTACCATTTCCCTCCTCCTTTTTTATTAATCCCTGCCGATTAATTTTTCACCGCAGAGCACGCCGCTCTGGAAATGGAATATTGCATACACTATGCGCATAGCGCTAAGCGCTTAGCGAATTTCAGTGTCCTCTGTGGCGAAAATTCCCTAAAATAAAAAAGCCGTGAGAAGAAATCCCACGGCTCAAAATAAAAAGGCCGTGGGTAGCATTCTGTCTACCCACGGCCCTGATCAATCATTGAATATGTCGATCAGCTTCCAGGCGGCGGGCAGACCCCGGCGTAATAAAACCACCCAAAGTAATACCCGTCAATAAATTCAAATTTGCAACGCTGATTCATTTCCATTTCCTATTTTAATATTTTAATATGGTCTTTTTATATCACAGAAGAGAATTGGCTGTCAAGAAAAAAATTGCCTATTTTTGATTATTTTTTCCCGGGCCGGTCTAGGCCGATTTTTCCATGGCCTGAGATTTATTCCATTTGAGTTTCTGGGCCTGCAGGGATTCTTCGATTCGCCTCTGAACCTCGGGATTGAGGTCTATGAACTTCACGCCCATGCCCCGGCGCAAATCCTTGGTTTCATGCCCATATTTATTCGACCAGATAACTTTGCAAGTGGCTTCGATCGGCACCTCGCCAGGGGATAAATAGAGCTTCATGGGAAATTGATCTCCCAGATCCAGCGGGTCGGGCGTCCTTATAAATACGCCTCCGCCAATCAGGTCATCGGCCATGCTCAAAGATCCGTCCTCAATCGCCACCCTTAATATTTCGTCCACCGGCTCTCCTTGCTGGCGATCAATACCCAATTCCCCGGTCAGGGCAACAGACCCGTCTATTTTATCAACTTTTTCTTCTACAGGAAGTTCTGCCGATTGTTTATCATCGGTTTTTTCCGTTTTAAACAAGCTTCCAATATGTTCTTCGATCCGCCGCTGTTCTCCATTCGAAAGGGTGTGCAATTGCACTAAAATATCGTCCAGGTATCGCTCATAATCTTTGCGAAAATTGATTCCTCTGTGGATCTCTTCGCGCAAATAAGCATTTTCCATGGCGATGGAAAT
The sequence above is a segment of the Deltaproteobacteria bacterium genome. Coding sequences within it:
- the aroD gene encoding type I 3-dehydroquinate dehydratase, whose translation is MKQFARDRAPGKICLPIVETTAEKAIRAMARASQLADLIELRVDYMKNPGWELLLKGREKPCIVTNRRREEGGRYRGDEKSRLAILRQAICLGSDFVDLEMESGRSAIFELMENNIKTRLILSFHDFKKTPPLKELHGICRRMIRYGADVIKIVTFAQSWEDNLKILSLIPYALERKKKVVALGMGEKGKMSRIFAPLMGAAWTYASLDRNRTSAPGQLTVRELKEIWGRLR
- a CDS encoding GAF domain-containing protein, whose protein sequence is MGLRPEIKALAQISAEINAQKDLDTLLKLVARESLTSLQAHRSTIFIANEKNNGVLKTQFTFASDPLNEQVGLFEEKEVTRKVLKQKKPFWLKEPKDFSEFFKYEARERKITSLISIPLVLQGKATGAISVVVINGGKKFDKGSFQLLSIFANQISIAMENAYLREEIHRGINFRKDYERYLDDILVQLHTLSNGEQRRIEEHIGSLFKTEKTDDKQSAELPVEEKVDKIDGSVALTGELGIDRQQGEPVDEILRVAIEDGSLSMADDLIGGGVFIRTPDPLDLGDQFPMKLYLSPGEVPIEATCKVIWSNKYGHETKDLRRGMGVKFIDLNPEVQRRIEESLQAQKLKWNKSQAMEKSA
- a CDS encoding 3-dehydroquinate synthase II → MKQVWVKIIPWGAELAQAAMESGADALWVEAGIRSEVKKMGLIPTVAEDGDYVLGRDVVEKEVVEKKDEEEIVNLSFSKKVVVKGKDWTIIPLENLLSRAGNIFVEITDLQDGQTAFSILEKGVDGVVLNQSDPQKVRQIIRQLKAENERFELWPARVKNIKPLGLGDRVCVDTCSAMVPGEGMLVGNSSQALFLVHSESLENPFVNPRPFRVNAGPVHAYIRLANGQTKYLAEVRAGDQVLVVNSEGKSYPAVVGRAKVERRPLVLVEAEENGQRISAILQNAETIRLTQPGGEAISLVDLKEGSEVLVYREGAARHFGVRIDETICER
- a CDS encoding 2-amino-3,7-dideoxy-D-threo-hept-6-ulosonate synthase; protein product: MVGKKIRMERIMDRDSGKTVIVPMDHGVTLGPMAGLTDMRKTINAVASGGANAIVIHKGLVEAGHRRGGKDVGLIIHLSASTCMAPDPNCKVLVCGVEEAIKLGADAVSIHVNLGAEDEKSMLQDFGRVAREASEWGMPLLAMIYMRGPKVKNGYDVGVVKHAARVGAELGADIVKVPYTGSPESFREVVEGCFVPVVIAGGEKMETDRDILEMVKNSVKAGGAGVSIGRNAFQHRDPEKIIQAITKLVHNDVSVEDGLKELAA